In Edaphobacter aggregans, the sequence CGACGGGAAATGTGGGCGTGACCGTGACGTTTGTACAGCCGGGGTCTTCGACGGCGGCTGGTGCGAATACGCTGGTTCCCGATGGAACCGAGATTTATAGGATTGCCACGGATGGGACTCCGCAGAAGCTGCTGACGCTGAAGGATGATGTCGTCTATGCGCTGACGGTTCGGGATGGGAGTCTGTTGGCGGCTACGGGCAATCGGGGGCGAGTGTATCGGGTGGATGTCGGGATGCCGGGAAGGTTTACGGATGTAGCGCATCTAGAGGCGTCGCAGGCTATGGCGTTTGCCGCTGTGAAGGATGGTCTGTTGGTCGCGACGAGTAATAGCGGGAAGGTTTTTCGACTGAAAGATGTAGTTTCGCAGGATGCGACTTACGTCAGTGATGTGTTTGATGCGCAGGGGTTCTCGCAGTGGGGGCGCGCGGAGGTACGGGGTGGGGCTGCAGCTGGATTTGATTTGTATGTGCGGAGTGGGAATGTGGAGAGTCCGCTGATGGGGTGGAGTGAGTGGGCTCGGGTGGGGGCGGATGGGGGAGTGAGTGTTCCTGCGGGGAGATATGTGCAATGGAAGGCGGTGTTGCGGGGTGGCGGTGCGGTGGAATCGGTTGGGTTGAACTATCTGTCGAAGAATATGGCTCCGGTGGTCGATGATGTGGTGGTGCAGCCGGGGGCTCGTGTGGCTGCGGGTGGTAGTGCTCCACCGAGCAATACGGTGCAGGTGGCGTTTCCGACGGCTGCGGGAGCTTCGCCCATGCTGAGTTTTACGCAGGATGCAAGTCTGGCTCCCCTGACCGCACAGAAGGACAAGAACGCTGTTACGGTGCGCTGGCTGGCGCATGACGACAATGGCGACGACCTGATGTTTTCGGTCTGGTACAAGGGCGTCGGCGAGACAAACTGGCGGTTGCTGAAGGACAAGCTCAGCGACCGGTTCTATAGCTTCGACGCTTCCCTGCTGCCGGATGGGAGCTATCAGTTGAAGGTGGTGGCTAGTGATGCACCTGAGCATACCGATGCCGATACGCTGTCGGGTGATCGGGTGAGTAGCGTGTTTGTGGTGGATACCACTCCACCGGTGCCGGGGGCGTTGGCGGCTTCGCTGGTGGCGGGATCGCTGGACAAGATTCATGCGACGCTTGAGGCCCGGGATGCTACTTCGCCGATTGCTCATGCGGAGTATTCGATTGATGCCGGGCCGTGGCAGTATCTGGAGCCGGTGGGGAAGGTTTCGGATGCGCTGACGGAGCGGTATGACTTTACGGTGCCTGTTCCGGCGACGGTTGGGCCGGTCACAAATGCGAAAGAACATGTGCTGGCGGTGCGGGTGTATGACCGCTACGAAAATATGGCTGCGGTGAAGACGGTCGTTCGGTAACGGGAGAGGCGGATAGTAAGCTGGGAAACCGATGCGATTTGAACTGTTTATTGCGGCGCGGTATCTGCGGGCCAAGCGGCGGCAGGCGGTGGTGGGGGTAATTACCGCGATCTCCGTGATCGGGGTGGCGGCTGGCGTGGCTGCGCTGATTATTGCGCTGGCGATTACGAATGGGATGCGGCGGGATTTGCAGGAGCGGCTGGTGGGGTCGACCGCGCACGTGGTGCTGATGCGGGTGGCGGCGGATGGGATGCGAGATTGGCGGCCTCTGCTGGAACGGCTGCGGAAGGTGCCGCATGTGACGGCGGCGGCTCCGGGGCTTTATGGGCAGGTGTTGATCTCGCGGGGGGCGAGGAGTGGTGGGGCGTTGATCAAGGGGATAATCCCTGCGGATGAGAAGACGGTGGGGGATTTGCTGCAGGCGACTAAGGAGGGGTCGGCGGATGCCCTAGCGAGCCAGCCAGTCAGCGAGGCAGCGGGGCAACGGGCTGTGCCTCCGATTGTGATTGGGGGTGATCTGGCGGAGACGCTTGGGGCGAGGGTGGGGGATACGGTGCTGGTGACTAGTCCGCAGGGTGAGTTGACTCCGCTGGGATTGGTGCCTCGGTATCAGCGGTTCACTGTGGTGGGGATCTTTAAGTCGGGGTTTTATCAGTATGACTCGAGCTATGCGTTTACTCGGCTGGCGGATGCTCAGCGACTGTTTAGCGAGCCGGATCTGATCTCGGTGATCAGCTTCAAGGTAGATGATCTTTATCGCGCCGATGTGGTTGGGCAGGCGATTGAGGCTGAGGCGGGTAAGGGATTTCAGACGACAAACTGGATGGAGCAGAATCGCGAACTGTTCCGAGCGTTGAAGCTGGAGCAGGTGGTGACGTTTATTGTGCTGGCGCTGATTGTTTGCGTCGCCGCGCTGAATATTCTGATTGCGCTGACCATGATGGTGATGGAGAAGACTCGTGATATTGCCGTACTGATGAGCTTTGGGGTGCGGGCGGAGCAGGTGCGGCGGATTTTTCTGCTGCAGGGTTTGTTGATCTCGATTATTGGTACGGTGCTGGGGTTGATTGTGGGGTATTCACTGAGCTGGGCAGGTGGGCACTACCGGTTTATTCATCTGGATGCGGCGGTTTATTCGATTGATTATCTGCCGTTTGCGCCGCGAGTTTTAGATGCCGTGATTGTGGCGGCTGTGTCGCTGGGGGTTAGTTTAGTGGCTACGATTTATCCGAGTGGAAGTGCGGCGAAGGTGCTACCTGCGGAGGCCTTGCGGTATGAATAAACCAATTTTTGCCACGATTGTGTTCGTTCTGATGGTTGTATCTGTCCTTGGTCAAGGGCCAAACGAAGGGTACGTGATGGAAAGTGAAGCCACCCGCCACCTTCTTGCACATATGGATCCTATCTACCCTGCCATCGCTAAAGCAGCCCATGTGCAGGGAAATGTTCTGCTACACGCCGACGTGACCGAGCATGGAACTGTAACGAAGGTTGAGGTGATTGGTGGTCCGCCGATGCTGCGGCAGTCTGCTATAGACGCTGTCAAGCATTGGACTTACAGTCCATTTGAAGTCAATGGCGTCGCTAGCAAAGTTCAGATCGTCGTATCAGTTGCATTCTCGCTCGGTATTCCGCCAGCCACCGAAAAAAGCGACGACGCGATAGGTCAGGCATATTTTCCGAAGGCAACAGAGTGTCGGGCTGCAAATGCGTCCGGGCGCTGGAGCGAGGCTGTGAAATCTTGCGGAGACCTAACCCTCATTGCAGATCGTTTTCCCGATCCTTCGATGCGAGCCAACGAGATCCGTGGAGCTCATCAGGAGTACGGCGAGGCGCTGGCATTTTCAGGCGATCTTACAACGGCCTTGGCGGAGTTTCATCGAATAACCGAACTTGCGGAAAAGTCTTTGACGTCGAAAGACGCTGAGTACGGAACGGCCTATTACTGGCAGGCGTTTGCTGAACACGCGTCAAAGATGCCTGTCGAAGCGGACCACGACTATAACGTCGCCGAAGATAGTTATCGCAAGGCTATGGTGAACCTTCCCGATATGAAACAAATCTATGGGCGTTACCTCGCCCATACCCTTGTCTATCACTCAGTCTTGGCGAAGCAGACTGGACGCGATGAAGTTGCCGCGAAGATGCAAGCGGAAGCGCTGCAGCTTGATCCCAAAGCATTGGATGGACTCGGGGGGAAGAAATCATGAGTGAACCGCGATTGAAGTATGGGCAGCTGGCTCCCGAGAGCCTCGCGAAGATGCGGGAGTTGGAACACTATCTGAATACAGGTACGGGCTTCGAGACTTCGCTGAGGGAGTTGGTGCGGCTGCGGGTTTCGGTGATGAATGGATGTGAGTACTGTGTCACGTTGCATACCTCAGAGTTGAAGAAGGCGGGGGAGACGGACGAGAGGATCGCCGAGGTGGTCGAGTGGCGAAACTCTGATCTTTATACGAAGCGGGAGCGGGCGGCGCTGGCGTGGGCTGAGGCACTGACGAATATTCAGGACGGGCATGCTCCTGATGTGCTGTATGACGCAGTGCGGGCGCAGTTCAGTGATGTGGAGACGGTGAATCTGACGCTGGTGATTACGACGATCAATGCCTGGAACAGGATTTCGATTGCGCTGGGGTCGCACTCGCACCGGAATGCTGGGGTGAAGTCTTGAGCGGGGGTGGCGTTTCGTTCGAAGACGGCTCGCTACAACCCTTACCCGCGATGATTGGTCGGAAAGTGGTGCTGCGCGCTGAGGGCTTGACGAAGATTTATGCGGCGGTGTCGGAGTCGGGGCGCGGTGGTTTGGAGCTGTTTCGTGGGTTGGATCTGACAGTCTTTGAGGGCGATATGGTCGCGATTGTGGGGGAGAGCGGCGCGGGTAAGAGTACGCTGCTGCATCTGCTGGCTGCGCTGGATAAGCCGACCGCCGGTGAGGTTTGGTGCGGGGAGAGCCGGTTGAGCTCGTTGACGGCGAATCAGGCTGCGGATTTTCGGAATCGCGATGTGGGGTATGTGTGGCAGTTTCATTACCTGCTGCCAGAGTTTACGGCGGCGGAGAATGTCGCTATGCCGCTGCTGGCTCGGGCGATGGGTCGGGTTTCGGCTTTGGAGCGGGCGCGGTACTGGCTGGGTGAGGTGGGGTTGGCGTCGCGGGAGAAGCATCGGTCGGGCGAGTTGAGCGGGGGGGAGCAGCAGCGGGTGAGTCTGGCGCGGGCGCTGGTGACGGAACCGAAGATTCTGCTGGCTGATGAGCCTACCGGGGATCTGGATGGGAAGACTGCGGAGGGGGTTTTTGAGCTGATTCAGGGGCTGCATCAGGCCCATGGTCTGACGAGCGTTCTGGTGACGCATAATCTTGATTTTGCAGGGCGTTGCGGGCGGGTTCTGCGGCTGCGCGAGGGGCGGTTGGAACAAGTAGTGATTTAGCGCATCTAAATAGGAAAGCACCGTAGAGGGTGCAATGCACCTAATTTGGTGCTCGTTTTGCACAACAGGCGTCTAAAAAGATGCTAGGGTATCCATAACTTTCGAGGGATTTTCATATAAGTTGGGCAGGCGACTACACTGTAAGGAAAGTGGGATGGATGCTTCGCAGTTTGAGGTAGCCTGATTTGTCTTCGTGAGCACGCAGCACGGAGATGGTATGGGACCAATGGCGCTACCTGGCCTTCGGGCTGGGGAGTTGCCGGCTTGAGGGGGAACATGTTCGAACGCTATACAGAGAAGGCGCGACGGGTCATCTTCTTTGCGCGGTATGAGGCCAGCCAGTTTGGCTCGCCTTATATCGAGACGGAGCACCTGTTGCTGGGGCTACTGCGTGAGGACAAGGCGCTAACGAATCGCTTTTTGCGGTCGCATGCGTCGGTGGAATCGATACGGAAACAGATTGAAGGACATACAACGATTCGGGAGAAAGTGTCGACTTCGGTCGATCTGCCGCTTTCGAATGAGTGCAAGCGCGTGCTGGCATATGCGGCTGAGGAGGCTGAGCGGCTCTCGCATAAGCATATCGGGACGGAGCATTTGCTGCTTGGTCTGCTGCGCGAGGAGAAGTGCTTTGCAGCGGAGATTCTGCAGGAGCGTGGGCTCAGGCTGCCTGCAATTCGTGAGGAGTTGCAGCGGACGACGCAGGAGAAGGCTCCTACGGCACAGAGCGGAAAGGGTCAGCGGAGTGAGCAGAGCATGCTGGCGGAGTTCTCGCGTGATTTGACACAGTCGGCGCTGGATCAGCAGCTTGATCCATTGGTTGGGCGCGATGCCGAGGTGGATCGTGTCATTCAGATTCTTTGCCGACGGACGAAGAATAATCCTGTGCTGATTGGCGAGCCGGGTGTTGGTAAGACGGCTATCGTGGAAGGGCTGGCGCAGAAGATTGCCGACGGCGAGGTGCCGAGCTTCCTTGCGGATAAGCGAGTGCTCGCGCTGGATCTTTCGCTGATCGTTGCGGGAACGAAGTATCGCGGGCAGTTTGAAGAGCGGTTGAAGACGATTATGAAGGAGCTGATGGAGAATCAGAACTCCATTGTGTTCATCGACGAGCTACATACGCTGGTGGGCGCTGGGTCGGCGGAGGGTTCGCTGGATGCAGCGAACATTCTGAAGCCTGCGTTGAGCCGTGGCGAGATTCAGTGCATTGGCGCGACTACTCCTGCGGAGTATCGGAAGTCTATTGAGAAGGATCGGTCTTTGGAGCGGCGGTTCCAGGCTGTGAAGGTGCCTCCGCCGAATGAGGAAGACGCGGTCAAGATCATCATGGGGATTAAGGACAAGTATGAGAAGTTTCATGCTGTCAGCTATACCGATGATGCGATCACTTTCTCGGTGTCGCACTCTAGCCGGTATATTCCGGATCGGTTCTTGCCAGACAAGGCGATTGATTTGATCGATGAAGCTGGCGCACGCGTGAAGCTGCGGCAGACTTCCCTGCCAGAAGAGTTGACCGAGGTCCAGAAGCGGATCAAGTTTATCGTGCACCGCATGGAGAACGCGATTGCGAATCATGAGTTCGAGAAGGCGCGGTTCTACTCGGACGAGGAGCGCAAGGAGCGGGAGAATCTGCGGGCGCTGCGGGACAAGTATCACCTGGATGATTCGTCGGCGGGCATTGTGACACGCGAGGATATCGAGGATGTCGTGAGCCGCTGGACGGGTGTTCCTGTGACTTCGCTGAAGGAAGAGGAGACGCAGCGGTTGCTTCGTGTAGAGGAAGAGCTGCACAAGCGCGTGATCTCGCAGGACAAGGCGATCTCGGCGCTGGCGCGTGCGATTCGTCGGTCTCGTGCGGGTCTCAAGAATCCGGCGCGGCCGATTGGAAGCTTCCTGTTCCTTGGGCCTACGGGCGTCGGTAAGACGGAGATGGCGCGGACGCTCGCGCAGTTCCTGTTCGGCAGCGAGAAGGCGCTGATCCGGTTCGATATGTCGGAGTTCATGGAGAAGCACTCTGTGAGCAAACTGATCGGTTCACCTCCGGGATATGTGGGCTACGAAGAGGGCGGTCAGCTTACCGAGCGGGTAAAGCGCAATCCGTACTGCGTTGTGCTGCTGGATGAGATCGAGAAGGCGCATCCTGATGTCTTCAATCTGCTGCTGCAGGTGTTTGAGGATGGTCAGTTGACGGATGGCCTGGGCAACACGGTCGACTACAAGAACACGATCATCATCATGACCTCGAACATTGGGGCGAAGCACCTGCAGAAGCGACAGGGGCTCGGCTTCCAGAGCGAGAAGGAAGACATGGTGATGGACAAGATGGAGGAACTGGTGCGGGGCGAGGTCAAGCGGACCTTCAACCCGGAGTTCCTGAACCGTCTGGACGAGATCATCATCTTCACGTCGCTGTCGGATCAGGACCTGATGCAGATCCTCGAACTGCTGGTGCAACAGCTGAACACGAACCTGGTGCACAAGGCGATCACGATCTCGGTAACCGACGAGGCGAAGAAGTGGATCATCGAGAAGACGGCTTCAGATCGCACGTATGGGGCTCGTCCTCTGCGTCGCGCGCTGCAGAAGTTCGTCGAGGATCCGCTGTCGGAAGCTTTGATCGGCGGCGGTATCGCTCAGCGGCCTGCTTTCCTCGAGGTCTACATGGAGAACAATGCGCTGTACTACCGGCCAGTCGCGGCAGACGGCGAAGAGAAGGTTGCGGGGCTTGCACTGACCGCGGTTTAGTTCGAATAACCGTTAGAACAATATGCCCCGGCGATGTTGCCGGGGCATATTGCTTTAACGGAAGTTCTTAAGCGAGACGTCCCGGCCTGAACCGGGACGTCTTGTTACACGGTGAAATCTAGACGAGTGATTGAGCATTCTTTACTGCACTCGAGACGACATCACCGGCTTTGTCCACCACTGAATCTACCTGATCTTTGGCACGCTGTACGGCCTTGTGCGCTTCTGAGGCGAACCGCTCGGCCTGGGATTTCAGATAATCGCCAGCATCTTCGAGGTAGTCTCCCGCGTCTTCAACACCTTTGCGGAGTTGCTTACGTGTCTTTGCGCCGCTCTGAGGAGCACATAGGAGCGCGACGGCAGCTCCGGCGGAGGCTCCTATCAAAAAAGCCAACCAGTAGTTCTTAGCGCCCATGCAAGATACCTCTTTCCTAAATTTCTCCTACTGTTCTTTAGGATTCAGGCAGTTGTGCATTGGTTGGCTTCCGACGTGAACCATTGCCGGTAATGGCTAAGGCAATGCCTTGCTTGAGATAGGCTCAGCGAATCACATTTTTGCAGGCTACAGTTGGCCTTGAGGTGATGTGTGAAAGAGATTCTGATTGCGCTGTTTTTCCTTGCGCTGGTGGTGGCACCGGCGTTTGCTGCCTTGAATGTTTTCACCGAAAAGAATCGGCTTTAGATTAGAGGACCGGGAAGAAGTCTGATTCGACAGGGAGAGATTTCCTCAAGGACTAAAGTCCCTTGACTTGATTCCATTTGTGGCGCGGCTGGAACCGTGCCCTTTGAAAGTTTTTTTTGCAGCTTGATCTAGGTTTTGAGGCCGGCGAGTTCCCGGGCGCGAAGGAAGATCTTGGCGAACATGGTGCTGTTTAGCCGACCGGTGTTGGTGTTCCGCAGCGAGGGGTGGTAGCTGGAGAGAAGACGGAGTCCGTTAGGCAGCGTGTACTCGGCTCCATGGGCGAAGGTGTACTCGGATTTGCGTTCTATGACGCCCGTCTGCAGGAGATACGCGAGGTAGCCATCGAAGGCGATCTTTCCGAGACAGACGACTACACGGACGCGTGTGAGGGCTTCGATCTCTGCGGCAAGATTGGTGGCGCAGTTGCGAATCTCCTGCGGGGTGGGCTTGTCGCCGGGCGGGGCGCAGCGGACGACAGAGGCGATCCAGGCGTGACGTAGCTTGAGGCCGTCGTCGCGGGAGACGCCTTCAGGTTGGTTGGCAAAGCCGAGCTCATGCAGCACGGGGTACATGAAGAAGCCGGAACCGTCGCCGGTGAAGGGACGTCCGGTACGGTTGGCTCCGTGGGCTCCTGGGGCGAGGCCGAGGATCAGGACTCGGGCGAGGGGGTCTCCAAAGCCGGGAACGGGACGGGCCCAGTAGGTCTGGTCCTGGTAGGCGCGGCGGCGGGTCTCGCCAATACCTTTGCAGTAGGCACGGAGGCGAGGGCAGCGTTCGCAGTCGATGATGGTCTCGCGGACCTGCTGGAGGGCGGGGTTTACTAGTTGGGCGTTGGAACGTGGCACTTCTCCCATGATAGTGGGATAAGCTGCTGCTGGCGATTTTCTGGCATTGTGGCGCTTGTTCCGTAGAATGGTCTTGAGTCAGCGAAATTAGAGAGAAGCACAGGCGGTACGTTGGAAGATCCAAGACTGAGTCGGATGTATGCTGCGCTTCTGATTAGGACGCTCGATCGGTGGCGCAGGGGCCTGTGGCACGTTGCCGTGATGCGCTCTGGGCTGCTGACGATGATCCTATTGACGGCTGCGTTGCTAGGCTTGGCGTTTGGGTGGCGAGCGCACACACGGGGAGAATTCGCACGGCTGAAATCGGAGTTGAACAGTAAGCCGTTGGTGACTCCTACGACAGTGGTGCGACCCGGGGGACAGGATGCGGTGGTGTTGCAGCGGTCGCAGATCGCAGTGGGGACTGCGCCGGAGTTTCTTTCGGCTACGCTGCTGCCGGGGCGCGGAATGAATGTGCTGCAGATTACGGCGTACCTTCCTGGCAAGGGTGAGGTGCAGTTGCTGGCTTCGCCTTCTCTTAACGATATTGAAAAAATATTGGACGGGGCTGATGCGACTGGAGGCACGAATCTCAGTTTAGGCGGAGCCTTCGAAGCTCCCTGGGCAAACCGGATCTCTGGTCCCACATCTGCTGATGGCAAGAACCTGACGACGAGTTGGGACGGGCGCATTCTCAGCCTGCCGGTGACGTCAAGAGAACATGGCACCGATGCAATCGCTGCGAACGGGCTGCTGCTGAAACGGGCCTCCGACACCGTAAAGACGAACGTGATGCCGGACGGCGGCGAGGCTGTGGGGGTGTACGACGCTGGCGATTTCGACGGCCATTGGATATCGCACACCGAGATTACGACGTCGGTGCAGTTGAGCAGCCGGACGCTGGAGATGAAGATCTCGGCGCGGAACACAGGAAATGAGGCGGAGCCTGTGGGGATTGGATGGCATCCGCGGTTTGTGATTCCGAGCGGCGATCGCGGACAGGCGACGTTGCAGATACCAAATGGATTGCGCGTCGAGGTTCGTGATCGCCGCAGCGGGCTGCCAAGCGGACGGCTACTACCGGTTGCGGGCACCGAGTACGACTTCACCTCGCGAAATGGGGCTCGATTAGGCGAGATGAGCCTTGACGACTGCTTCGTTCATCTGAGGGCTGGTTTGCTGGATAACGGACCGATTGCGGAGCTGCGCGATCCGAAGAGCAACTACGGCTTGCGCATCACGGCGATGACTCCAACGATCAAGGCGATGCGAGCCTATGCTCCGGCTGGGGCGGGGTTTGTCTCAATTGAGCCACAGTTCAATTATGACGATCCGTTCGGGCGCGAGTGGGCTAGGGATGAGGACACCGGGATGGTCGTGCTACAGCCCGGTCAGACGGTGGAGTGGAAGATACGACTGGAGATCCTATCGCTAAGTCGGGCTGAGACGGATCGGCTGTGAGAGGACGGCGCTAGTGGGTGGTTGACTCGAATGTAGCTGGCCGAGGTTTGACCCCTCACAACGAAGACTCGTACAGTAGTAAAGAGGCGTAGACCGTACGGAGGGCTCCATGAGCGACCGAGGCGGCATTACACAGACGCCACGAC encodes:
- a CDS encoding ATP-dependent Clp protease ATP-binding subunit encodes the protein MFERYTEKARRVIFFARYEASQFGSPYIETEHLLLGLLREDKALTNRFLRSHASVESIRKQIEGHTTIREKVSTSVDLPLSNECKRVLAYAAEEAERLSHKHIGTEHLLLGLLREEKCFAAEILQERGLRLPAIREELQRTTQEKAPTAQSGKGQRSEQSMLAEFSRDLTQSALDQQLDPLVGRDAEVDRVIQILCRRTKNNPVLIGEPGVGKTAIVEGLAQKIADGEVPSFLADKRVLALDLSLIVAGTKYRGQFEERLKTIMKELMENQNSIVFIDELHTLVGAGSAEGSLDAANILKPALSRGEIQCIGATTPAEYRKSIEKDRSLERRFQAVKVPPPNEEDAVKIIMGIKDKYEKFHAVSYTDDAITFSVSHSSRYIPDRFLPDKAIDLIDEAGARVKLRQTSLPEELTEVQKRIKFIVHRMENAIANHEFEKARFYSDEERKERENLRALRDKYHLDDSSAGIVTREDIEDVVSRWTGVPVTSLKEEETQRLLRVEEELHKRVISQDKAISALARAIRRSRAGLKNPARPIGSFLFLGPTGVGKTEMARTLAQFLFGSEKALIRFDMSEFMEKHSVSKLIGSPPGYVGYEEGGQLTERVKRNPYCVVLLDEIEKAHPDVFNLLLQVFEDGQLTDGLGNTVDYKNTIIIMTSNIGAKHLQKRQGLGFQSEKEDMVMDKMEELVRGEVKRTFNPEFLNRLDEIIIFTSLSDQDLMQILELLVQQLNTNLVHKAITISVTDEAKKWIIEKTASDRTYGARPLRRALQKFVEDPLSEALIGGGIAQRPAFLEVYMENNALYYRPVAADGEEKVAGLALTAV
- a CDS encoding carboxymuconolactone decarboxylase family protein, with the protein product MSEPRLKYGQLAPESLAKMRELEHYLNTGTGFETSLRELVRLRVSVMNGCEYCVTLHTSELKKAGETDERIAEVVEWRNSDLYTKRERAALAWAEALTNIQDGHAPDVLYDAVRAQFSDVETVNLTLVITTINAWNRISIALGSHSHRNAGVKS
- a CDS encoding ABC transporter permease — translated: MRFELFIAARYLRAKRRQAVVGVITAISVIGVAAGVAALIIALAITNGMRRDLQERLVGSTAHVVLMRVAADGMRDWRPLLERLRKVPHVTAAAPGLYGQVLISRGARSGGALIKGIIPADEKTVGDLLQATKEGSADALASQPVSEAAGQRAVPPIVIGGDLAETLGARVGDTVLVTSPQGELTPLGLVPRYQRFTVVGIFKSGFYQYDSSYAFTRLADAQRLFSEPDLISVISFKVDDLYRADVVGQAIEAEAGKGFQTTNWMEQNRELFRALKLEQVVTFIVLALIVCVAALNILIALTMMVMEKTRDIAVLMSFGVRAEQVRRIFLLQGLLISIIGTVLGLIVGYSLSWAGGHYRFIHLDAAVYSIDYLPFAPRVLDAVIVAAVSLGVSLVATIYPSGSAAKVLPAEALRYE
- a CDS encoding ABC transporter ATP-binding protein; the protein is MIGRKVVLRAEGLTKIYAAVSESGRGGLELFRGLDLTVFEGDMVAIVGESGAGKSTLLHLLAALDKPTAGEVWCGESRLSSLTANQAADFRNRDVGYVWQFHYLLPEFTAAENVAMPLLARAMGRVSALERARYWLGEVGLASREKHRSGELSGGEQQRVSLARALVTEPKILLADEPTGDLDGKTAEGVFELIQGLHQAHGLTSVLVTHNLDFAGRCGRVLRLREGRLEQVVI
- a CDS encoding YtxH domain-containing protein; the protein is MGAKNYWLAFLIGASAGAAVALLCAPQSGAKTRKQLRKGVEDAGDYLEDAGDYLKSQAERFASEAHKAVQRAKDQVDSVVDKAGDVVSSAVKNAQSLV
- a CDS encoding uracil-DNA glycosylase — translated: MPRSNAQLVNPALQQVRETIIDCERCPRLRAYCKGIGETRRRAYQDQTYWARPVPGFGDPLARVLILGLAPGAHGANRTGRPFTGDGSGFFMYPVLHELGFANQPEGVSRDDGLKLRHAWIASVVRCAPPGDKPTPQEIRNCATNLAAEIEALTRVRVVVCLGKIAFDGYLAYLLQTGVIERKSEYTFAHGAEYTLPNGLRLLSSYHPSLRNTNTGRLNSTMFAKIFLRARELAGLKT
- a CDS encoding energy transducer TonB, which codes for MNKPIFATIVFVLMVVSVLGQGPNEGYVMESEATRHLLAHMDPIYPAIAKAAHVQGNVLLHADVTEHGTVTKVEVIGGPPMLRQSAIDAVKHWTYSPFEVNGVASKVQIVVSVAFSLGIPPATEKSDDAIGQAYFPKATECRAANASGRWSEAVKSCGDLTLIADRFPDPSMRANEIRGAHQEYGEALAFSGDLTTALAEFHRITELAEKSLTSKDAEYGTAYYWQAFAEHASKMPVEADHDYNVAEDSYRKAMVNLPDMKQIYGRYLAHTLVYHSVLAKQTGRDEVAAKMQAEALQLDPKALDGLGGKKS
- a CDS encoding aldose 1-epimerase, which codes for MRSGLLTMILLTAALLGLAFGWRAHTRGEFARLKSELNSKPLVTPTTVVRPGGQDAVVLQRSQIAVGTAPEFLSATLLPGRGMNVLQITAYLPGKGEVQLLASPSLNDIEKILDGADATGGTNLSLGGAFEAPWANRISGPTSADGKNLTTSWDGRILSLPVTSREHGTDAIAANGLLLKRASDTVKTNVMPDGGEAVGVYDAGDFDGHWISHTEITTSVQLSSRTLEMKISARNTGNEAEPVGIGWHPRFVIPSGDRGQATLQIPNGLRVEVRDRRSGLPSGRLLPVAGTEYDFTSRNGARLGEMSLDDCFVHLRAGLLDNGPIAELRDPKSNYGLRITAMTPTIKAMRAYAPAGAGFVSIEPQFNYDDPFGREWARDEDTGMVVLQPGQTVEWKIRLEILSLSRAETDRL